The DNA window GTAGTCGAGCCCCTTGGCCATCTCGCTCACGACGTAGGCGGCGAGCCCGGGCGGGATGGCGCGGCCCTGGCGGCGCGCGCCGGAGATGAGCCGGCCGAGGTCGAGCCCGTCGACGAACTCCATCGCGAGCAAGAACTCGTCCCGCACCTGCTCGAACGCGTAGACCTGAACGATGTTCGGGTGGTTGAGGCGCATGGCGACCTTGGCCTCGTCCACGAACATCGAGATGAATTTCGGGCTCCTCGCGAAGGTGGGGAGCACGCGCTTGACCACGAGGATCTTCTCGATGCCCTCGGCGCCCGTGCTCTTGGCCAGGAACACCTCGGCCATGCCGCCCGCCCCGAGGCGACGCACGACCCGATAGCGCCCGAGGCTCTCCGGCGGCGGCGTGGATGGGGTGGGCACGGCCGCGAAGTATAGCTGGAAACGGTCACGTCCGTGGCCTCGCCCCGGCGTGAAATTGCGTATGCTCCCGGCGTGATTCGTCTCGCCAAGCCCTGGATCGGTCCCCCGGAGCTCGAAGGCGTCGCCGCCGTGCTCGAGAGCGGCATGCTCGTGATGGGCGCTCGCGTGGCCGAGCTGGAGGAGCGCCTCGCCGCGCTCTGCGGCCGTCGTCACGCCGTGGTCTGCGGCTCGGGGACGGCCGCGCTCGAGCTCGCGCTCGAGGCCCTCGAGGTCTGCGACGGCGCGGTGCTGTGTCCCGACCTGAGCTGGCCGAGCCCCGCCCACGCGATCTGCCGCCGCGGCGCGCGACCCCAGCTCGTGGACGTGGACGCGCGCACCTGGAACGCCAGCGCGACGGCGCTCGCTTCGGGGCGCACGATGGAGACGCGCGCCGCGATCGTGATCGATCAGTTCGGCAGCCCCGCCGATCACCCCGCCATCGAGGCCGCGCTCGACGGGCTGCCCCTCATCGTGGACGCCGCCTGCTCGCTCGGCGCCTCGGTCGCGGGCCGCCCCTCTCCCTCTTACGGCGCGATCGCGTGCCTGAGCTTCCATCCCCGCAAGCTGCTGACGACGGGGGAAGGCGGCGCCTGCCTCACGGATGATGACGACCTCGCGGAGCGCCTGCGCCTGCTGCGCAACCACGGCCAGCGAGGCCCGGGGGACTTCGGGGAGCCAGCCGGGAACCACCGCCTGACCGAGATGGCGGCCGCGATGGGGCTGGCGCAGCTGGATCGACTGGACGCGATCGTGAGCCGCCGACGCGCCCTGGCCGCGCGATACCGGGAGGCGTTCGCGGGGTTCGAGCTGCAGCAGCCAGCGCCCAGGGCCGAGGGCAACTGGCAGACCTTCGGGGTCGTGCTGCCGGACGGCGCCGACCGGGACGCCGTGGTGAGCGGCATGCGTGACGCGGGGGTCGAGGCGGGGCGCTTGAGCTACGCGCTCCACGCCATCGGCAGCCTCGCGGGGCGGGTGTCCGGCGGCCCCTTCCCCGTGGCGGAGCGAATCGAGCGTCAGGGCTTGGCGCTGCCCCTCCATCCCTTGCTCGAGGACGGCGAGCGCGACCAGGTGATCGAGACGTTCCTGCGGATCAGCGGGGGCCCCGGATGAGCGAGGCAGTGCTGACGGTCGAGGGGCTGAAGAAGACGTTTCGGATCGGCTTCTTCCGCAAGCGCGTCGAGGCCGTGCGAGGCGTCGACTTCGCGGTCCAGCCGGGCGAGATCTTCGGCCTGCTCGGCCCCAACGGCGCGGGCAAGACGACCTCCATCAAGTGCGTGCTGAGCCTGATCTTCCCGGACGAGGGGAAGATCACCCTCTTCGGGGAGCGCTCGCCGGGCCCGGAGGTGATGGGCAAGGTCGGCTACCTCCCCGAGAACCCCTACGTCTACCAGTACCTGCGACCGCTCGAGTTCCTCGATCTCTGCGGTCGTCTCGTCGGCCTCGACGCGCAGGCGCGCGAGAGCCGCGGGCGCGAGATGATCGAGCGGGTCGGCCTGTCCCACGCCGTCGACCGGCCGATCGGCAAGTTCAGCAAGGGCATGATGCAGCGCATCGGGCTCGCGCAGGCCCTCCTCCACGACCCGGAGCTGTTGATCCTCGACGAGCCGATGAGCGGGCTCGACCCCATCGGGCGCAAGGAGGTGCGGGACCTGATCCTGGAGCAGCGCCGCGCCGGCAAGACCATCGTCTTCACGAGTCACATCCTCGCCGACGTGGAGCTGCTCTGCGACCGGGTGGGGATCCTGCGCCGCGGAGAGATGATCCACTACGGCAAGCTCGCCGACCTGCTCCGCGCGGAGACGCGGCGCACCGAGGTCGAGCTGTCCCAGGTCGACGAGTCCTTGCGAGCCCAGCTCGAGCCCCTCGCGGTCTCGATCGAGGACGAGGACGATCGATGCGTGCTGGTGGTGGAGGGCGGGGACGGAGCCCGCCCCGTCCTCGAGGCGGCCATCGCGGCTGGCGCGACCGTGCTCGGCGTGACCCCGATGCGCGAGACGCTCGAAGACGTCTTCGTGCGCGACGCGCTCTGAGCGGGGGACCGTTGACGGCGACTCGCCCGGCGACCATGTCTCCGGGATGGTCGAACGCATCTCGCCGAAGCAAGCGATGGCCCGGCTCGAGGAGGGCTGGACGTACGTGGACGTGCGCTCCGTGCCCGAATTCGAGCAAGGGCACCCCGCGGGCGCCTACAACGTGCCGCTGATGCACATGGGGGCGGCCGGCATGGCGC is part of the Sandaracinaceae bacterium genome and encodes:
- a CDS encoding aminotransferase class I/II-fold pyridoxal phosphate-dependent enzyme; its protein translation is MIRLAKPWIGPPELEGVAAVLESGMLVMGARVAELEERLAALCGRRHAVVCGSGTAALELALEALEVCDGAVLCPDLSWPSPAHAICRRGARPQLVDVDARTWNASATALASGRTMETRAAIVIDQFGSPADHPAIEAALDGLPLIVDAACSLGASVAGRPSPSYGAIACLSFHPRKLLTTGEGGACLTDDDDLAERLRLLRNHGQRGPGDFGEPAGNHRLTEMAAAMGLAQLDRLDAIVSRRRALAARYREAFAGFELQQPAPRAEGNWQTFGVVLPDGADRDAVVSGMRDAGVEAGRLSYALHAIGSLAGRVSGGPFPVAERIERQGLALPLHPLLEDGERDQVIETFLRISGGPG
- a CDS encoding ABC transporter ATP-binding protein; translated protein: MSEAVLTVEGLKKTFRIGFFRKRVEAVRGVDFAVQPGEIFGLLGPNGAGKTTSIKCVLSLIFPDEGKITLFGERSPGPEVMGKVGYLPENPYVYQYLRPLEFLDLCGRLVGLDAQARESRGREMIERVGLSHAVDRPIGKFSKGMMQRIGLAQALLHDPELLILDEPMSGLDPIGRKEVRDLILEQRRAGKTIVFTSHILADVELLCDRVGILRRGEMIHYGKLADLLRAETRRTEVELSQVDESLRAQLEPLAVSIEDEDDRCVLVVEGGDGARPVLEAAIAAGATVLGVTPMRETLEDVFVRDAL